One stretch of Thermanaerosceptrum fracticalcis DNA includes these proteins:
- a CDS encoding heme NO-binding domain-containing protein produces MKGSVVGTWLKSLEQLYGKDLVQKALLEINWPADRIISPVEDIPDKEPKEIVSFIAANINKTPGEVWREVGRHNIATFSQWFPSYFQRSNLKDFLLMMDEVHLQLTKRIPGAHPPRLVAREISPREIEMTYSSKRGMQDYFLGLLEGSAKFFNEHLVIKILDKGKDGEKDFLNVSLQFEKSETKHQKFTLNHVLSFGFVKNLALKGALLTAIAAAPIYFLTKTLPLNPLLFLIISIFFISWGVNHLLFRPLLVLKENLGEMAKGDFTKNTNITTGDTLEELGNQLLSIQENIKKDFLFIKGGTDDLHTFTKKFSDIASQMAGVSDVISSVVHEVAKGAVYQAQETEKSVGILTANIQKLEELAGQELQTKSQLEEAVMNIQRSYQQVQGVSDHLTQTKDSFAKVNQQGQEIKERVKGIMEIATTVEQIADQTNLLSLNASIEAARAGEMGRGFTVVAQEIRGLADDVKQAVKTINENLGFFIKEVGSLVNHIQDQYQRLEESNKSLNGAVQDNMSATQKIAGVANQIVRLVEELSRETKHIAEVFQNLHALAAIAQENSASSEEMSANVMEYSEKIKELTGYISQLEQLTVGFKEELDKYKI; encoded by the coding sequence ATGAAAGGATCAGTGGTTGGTACTTGGCTGAAAAGTTTAGAACAGCTTTATGGCAAAGACCTTGTACAAAAAGCCCTTTTAGAGATAAACTGGCCCGCTGACCGGATTATCTCGCCCGTCGAGGATATACCCGATAAAGAACCTAAAGAAATTGTATCCTTTATTGCCGCCAATATCAATAAAACCCCCGGTGAAGTATGGCGGGAAGTGGGACGCCATAACATCGCCACCTTCTCCCAGTGGTTTCCTTCTTATTTTCAACGCAGCAACCTGAAAGATTTTCTCCTCATGATGGATGAGGTCCACCTGCAGCTCACTAAGCGTATCCCCGGGGCTCATCCTCCCCGCCTGGTGGCCAGGGAAATATCCCCCCGGGAGATCGAAATGACCTATTCCTCTAAAAGAGGAATGCAGGATTATTTTTTAGGTCTTTTGGAGGGTTCTGCCAAATTCTTTAACGAACATCTCGTCATTAAAATATTGGATAAAGGTAAAGACGGGGAAAAAGATTTCCTTAATGTCTCTCTCCAGTTTGAGAAAAGCGAAACCAAACACCAGAAATTCACCCTTAATCATGTGCTTTCTTTTGGGTTCGTCAAAAACCTGGCCCTTAAAGGTGCCCTGCTTACGGCCATAGCTGCCGCCCCCATCTATTTCCTCACTAAAACTCTTCCCCTTAATCCTCTTCTTTTTCTCATCATCAGTATTTTCTTCATCTCCTGGGGAGTAAATCATCTCCTTTTCCGTCCCCTCCTGGTTTTAAAGGAAAACCTTGGAGAGATGGCTAAGGGCGATTTTACGAAGAATACCAATATCACTACAGGCGATACCCTTGAGGAATTAGGAAATCAACTTCTCTCTATCCAGGAAAATATTAAAAAAGATTTTCTCTTTATCAAAGGCGGGACAGACGATTTACACACCTTTACCAAGAAATTTAGTGATATTGCCTCTCAAATGGCCGGAGTTTCCGATGTCATCTCCTCTGTAGTTCATGAAGTGGCGAAAGGGGCTGTGTACCAGGCCCAGGAAACGGAAAAGTCAGTAGGTATCCTCACTGCAAACATCCAAAAGCTGGAAGAGCTGGCGGGCCAGGAACTGCAAACCAAATCCCAACTGGAAGAGGCCGTCATGAATATTCAAAGGTCTTACCAGCAAGTCCAAGGCGTCTCTGACCACCTGACCCAAACCAAAGACAGTTTCGCTAAAGTAAACCAGCAGGGACAGGAAATCAAGGAAAGAGTCAAAGGGATTATGGAGATTGCCACCACCGTTGAGCAAATCGCGGATCAAACCAACCTCCTGTCGCTAAACGCCTCTATTGAAGCGGCCCGTGCCGGGGAAATGGGCAGAGGGTTTACTGTAGTGGCCCAGGAGATCAGGGGACTGGCCGATGACGTAAAACAAGCGGTAAAGACAATCAATGAAAATTTGGGCTTTTTCATTAAAGAAGTTGGGTCTCTGGTCAATCACATCCAGGATCAATACCAGCGACTGGAGGAAAGCAACAAGAGTTTAAACGGGGCAGTACAGGATAATATGTCCGCCACCCAAAAAATCGCAGGCGTAGCCAATCAGATTGTTAGACTGGTGGAAGAACTATCCCGGGAAACCAAACATATTGCCGAAGTGTTCCAGAATCTCCATGCCCTGGCCGCCATCGCCCAGGAAAACTCGGCCTCCAGCGAAGAGATGAGCGCCAATGTCATGGAATACTCGGAAAAGATCAAAGAATTGACAGGCTATATCAGCCAGTTGGAACAGCTTACCGTTGGCTTCAAAGAAGAGCTGGATAAATATAAAATTTAA